One window from the genome of Streptomyces sp. NBC_00287 encodes:
- a CDS encoding Cys-Gln thioester bond-forming surface protein — protein sequence MLSSFSALSGRGRGAARLAAATLVSGLVAAGVLVAGAGQAAADGTAQNQGGATATIGGLKTHGAAVIHSETGDQEVSAGLFEMSVDGGGTLQTYCVDLYNPTQKDAKYHETPWSGTSLGANENSGKIRWILQNSYPQVNDLAALAEKAGVQGGLTEQDAAAGTQVAVWRYSDDADVDAADPQAEKLADYLEKSARDVAEPAASLTLDPAALSGRPGERLGPVTVRTGASAVTVTPPADAATSGVRIVDRTGKPVTSTADGGQIYVDVPEDAAAGTAELTVQASTTVPVGRAFTSESRSQTQILAGSSESTVSATARATWAKKGAIPALSAAKNCAKGGVDIMAANEGDENFSFELLGAEYTIGAGESRTVTIPLQEDQAYDFTIEGPGGFAQRFTGVLDCMTQAAEAAEADNTSTQTLTEPSPATVGGTAPDTNLAATGSSNATPVIAGVAIGLVLIGGASLLIVRRKKTPEQD from the coding sequence GTGCTTTCTTCTTTCTCCGCGCTGTCCGGGCGCGGACGAGGGGCGGCCCGACTTGCCGCCGCGACGCTGGTGTCCGGCCTGGTCGCCGCCGGTGTGCTGGTGGCCGGTGCCGGTCAGGCCGCCGCCGACGGAACGGCGCAGAACCAGGGCGGGGCGACCGCGACGATAGGCGGCCTGAAGACCCACGGCGCGGCGGTCATCCACAGCGAGACCGGCGACCAGGAGGTCTCGGCGGGCCTGTTCGAGATGTCCGTCGACGGTGGCGGGACCCTGCAGACGTACTGCGTGGACCTGTACAACCCCACGCAGAAGGATGCCAAGTACCACGAGACGCCGTGGAGCGGGACCTCCCTCGGCGCCAACGAGAACTCGGGCAAGATCCGCTGGATCCTGCAGAACTCCTACCCGCAGGTGAACGACCTGGCGGCGCTGGCCGAGAAGGCGGGCGTCCAGGGCGGGCTCACCGAGCAGGACGCGGCGGCCGGCACGCAGGTGGCCGTGTGGCGCTACTCGGACGACGCGGACGTCGATGCCGCGGATCCGCAGGCCGAGAAGCTCGCCGACTATCTGGAGAAGAGCGCCCGGGACGTGGCCGAGCCCGCGGCGTCGCTGACCCTCGACCCGGCCGCGCTGTCCGGGCGCCCCGGCGAGCGGCTGGGCCCGGTGACGGTGCGCACGGGGGCGTCGGCCGTGACGGTGACGCCGCCGGCGGACGCGGCCACGAGCGGCGTACGGATCGTCGACAGGACCGGCAAGCCCGTCACCTCGACCGCGGACGGCGGGCAGATCTACGTCGATGTGCCCGAGGACGCGGCGGCCGGCACGGCGGAGTTGACGGTGCAGGCCTCCACGACCGTCCCCGTGGGCCGTGCCTTCACCTCCGAGAGCCGCAGCCAGACGCAGATCCTGGCCGGCTCCAGCGAGTCGACGGTGTCGGCGACGGCACGCGCGACCTGGGCGAAGAAGGGCGCCATACCGGCACTGTCGGCGGCGAAGAACTGCGCCAAGGGCGGCGTCGACATCATGGCCGCCAATGAGGGCGACGAGAACTTCTCCTTCGAGTTGCTGGGTGCGGAGTACACCATCGGCGCGGGCGAGTCCCGGACGGTGACGATCCCGCTCCAGGAGGATCAGGCCTACGACTTCACGATCGAGGGCCCCGGCGGCTTCGCCCAGCGCTTCACCGGTGTCCTGGACTGCATGACGCAGGCGGCGGAGGCCGCGGAGGCGGACAACACCTCCACCCAGACCTTGACGGAACCGAGCCCCGCGACGGTGGGGGGCACGGCCCCCGACACCAACCTCGCGGCAACGGGCAGCTCCAACGCGACCCCGGTGATCGCGGGCGTGGCGATCGGGCTGGTGCTGATCG
- a CDS encoding single-stranded DNA-binding protein, with protein sequence MNETIISVVGNVATQPVYREVATGPSARFRLAVTARYLDREKNEWTDGHTNFFTVWANRQLATNAAASLTVGDPVLVQGRLKVRSEVREQQTWTSADIDAVAIGHDLARGTSAFRRPGRPEPAVSGPPPGPEPDWETPEAVAQPAPEPAAVT encoded by the coding sequence ATGAACGAGACGATCATTTCCGTGGTGGGGAACGTGGCGACGCAGCCGGTGTACCGGGAGGTCGCGACGGGACCCTCGGCGCGGTTCCGGCTGGCGGTGACCGCCCGTTATCTGGACCGCGAGAAGAACGAGTGGACGGACGGGCACACCAACTTCTTCACGGTGTGGGCCAATCGGCAGCTCGCCACGAACGCGGCGGCGTCGCTGACCGTGGGCGACCCCGTCCTGGTGCAGGGCAGGCTGAAGGTCCGCTCGGAGGTGCGCGAGCAGCAGACCTGGACCTCGGCCGACATCGACGCGGTGGCGATCGGTCACGATCTCGCGCGGGGCACCTCGGCCTTCCGCCGCCCGGGCAGGCCGGAGCCGGCGGTGAGCGGTCCGCCCCCGGGTCCGGAGCCGGACTGGGAGACACCGGAGGCGGTGGCTCAACCCGCGCCGGAACCGGCGGCGGTGACGTGA
- a CDS encoding dynamin family protein, which produces MVTLDVRPQLIDALSALRDRVAAARFPLPLAGAPRARANRDELLAQLDDYLVPRLREPEAPLLAVVGGSTGAGKSTLVNSLVGNRVSEAGVLRPTTRTPVLVCHPEDHHWFSGMRVLPDLTRVWVPQQDPGDELLLPGEDPARVLRVETAETLPRGLALLDAPDIDSLVADNRVLAAELICAADIWVMVTTAARYADAVPWHLLRTAKEYDVTLVTVLDRVPHQVVSEVSRQYGALLTKAGLGHVPRFTVPELPESAWGGGLLPASAVAPLRTWLVHQAQDPAARQHVMARTAYGVLDSLKARMPELASAAAAQYAAALRLTSAVDSAYDSEHARVRGRLQSGAVLAGDALKRWRAFPLDCTAGELLDALVESLAALLLCAVTAADERVDEAWRREPAAAAPSLRDRDGHPETAEHRIGLAVRRWRRELEEYAEDGVRVLDRSAAPDPDVVAALVATALLGGRRARSAGEGLAERIGAHGALRLRDRGGRLLADHLDRVMHTERERRLAPLDALDVHPEPQAELIAALSVLQKER; this is translated from the coding sequence GTGGTGACCTTGGACGTACGGCCTCAGCTGATCGACGCACTCTCCGCTCTGCGCGACCGTGTCGCAGCCGCACGCTTTCCGCTGCCCCTGGCGGGGGCGCCACGCGCGCGTGCCAACCGCGACGAACTGCTCGCCCAGCTCGACGACTACTTGGTGCCCCGGTTGAGAGAGCCTGAAGCGCCTTTGCTGGCCGTCGTGGGAGGTTCCACCGGGGCCGGAAAGTCGACGCTGGTCAACTCCCTGGTGGGCAACCGGGTCAGCGAGGCGGGGGTGTTGCGGCCCACCACTCGGACCCCGGTACTGGTGTGCCATCCGGAGGATCATCACTGGTTCAGCGGGATGCGCGTCCTGCCCGACCTCACACGCGTATGGGTGCCCCAGCAGGACCCCGGCGACGAGCTCCTGCTGCCCGGCGAGGACCCCGCGCGCGTGCTGCGCGTCGAGACCGCCGAAACGCTCCCGCGCGGCCTCGCCCTCCTCGACGCGCCCGACATCGACTCCCTGGTCGCCGACAACCGCGTCCTCGCCGCCGAGCTCATCTGCGCGGCCGACATCTGGGTCATGGTCACCACGGCCGCCCGCTACGCCGACGCCGTCCCCTGGCACCTGCTGCGCACCGCCAAGGAGTACGACGTCACCCTCGTCACCGTCCTCGACCGGGTCCCCCACCAGGTCGTCTCCGAGGTCTCCCGGCAGTACGGCGCCCTGCTCACCAAGGCCGGCCTCGGCCACGTGCCCCGCTTCACCGTCCCCGAGCTGCCCGAGTCGGCCTGGGGCGGCGGCCTGCTTCCCGCCAGCGCCGTGGCGCCGCTGCGCACCTGGCTCGTCCACCAGGCCCAGGACCCGGCCGCCCGCCAGCACGTCATGGCCCGCACGGCCTACGGCGTCCTCGACTCCCTCAAAGCCCGGATGCCCGAGCTGGCCAGCGCCGCCGCCGCCCAGTACGCCGCCGCGCTCCGCCTCACCTCCGCCGTCGACTCGGCGTACGACAGCGAGCACGCGCGCGTACGGGGCCGTCTGCAGTCCGGCGCCGTCCTCGCCGGCGACGCCCTCAAACGCTGGCGCGCCTTCCCCCTCGACTGCACGGCCGGTGAGCTCCTGGACGCCCTCGTGGAGAGCCTCGCCGCCCTGCTGCTCTGTGCCGTCACGGCCGCCGACGAGCGCGTCGACGAGGCCTGGCGCCGCGAACCGGCGGCCGCCGCCCCCAGCCTCCGGGACCGCGACGGTCATCCGGAGACCGCCGAGCACCGCATCGGTCTGGCGGTACGGCGGTGGCGGCGCGAGCTGGAGGAGTACGCCGAGGACGGGGTGCGCGTCCTCGACCGGAGTGCGGCGCCCGACCCCGACGTGGTCGCCGCCCTCGTCGCCACCGCGCTTCTGGGCGGCCGTAGAGCCCGTTCCGCGGGTGAGGGGCTCGCCGAGCGCATCGGGGCCCACGGCGCGCTGCGGCTGCGCGACCGGGGCGGGCGGCTGCTCGCCGACCATCTCGACCGGGTCATGCACACCGAACGCGAGCGCCGGCTCGCCCCCCTCGACGCCCTCGACGTCCACCCGGAGCCACAGGCCGAACTCATCGCCGCGCTGTCCGTACTGCAGAAGGAGAGGTGA
- the dpdK gene encoding phospholipase D-like domain-containing protein DpdK, producing the protein MRRIITAGAGETRQLTDLVQNLLVSELLAPSSRLWVLSPWISDIVVIDNASGQFKSVLPALPARPIRLTEVLTELARRGSDVRVIMRDEPRNAITGQRLTDLAPVGPRPTLLIRNTLHDKGMVSDRFHVHGSMNFTFFGQRVNQEGVTVVSDPDQIARAWVEYQNRYQLP; encoded by the coding sequence ATGAGAAGGATCATCACCGCCGGGGCCGGCGAGACTCGACAACTCACCGATCTGGTGCAGAACCTATTGGTGTCCGAGCTGCTGGCGCCGTCAAGTCGCTTGTGGGTACTGTCCCCGTGGATCTCCGACATTGTCGTCATCGACAATGCATCCGGACAGTTCAAGAGCGTGCTCCCCGCCTTGCCGGCCCGACCCATCCGGCTGACGGAAGTACTCACCGAACTCGCCCGCCGTGGCTCGGACGTCCGAGTGATCATGCGCGACGAGCCGCGCAACGCCATCACAGGACAACGCCTCACCGACCTCGCCCCGGTGGGGCCACGGCCGACCTTGCTTATCCGGAACACACTGCACGACAAGGGCATGGTGAGCGACCGATTCCACGTTCACGGCTCGATGAACTTCACCTTCTTCGGCCAGAGAGTGAACCAGGAAGGCGTCACCGTCGTATCCGACCCCGACCAGATCGCCCGCGCTTGGGTCGAATACCAGAACAGGTACCAATTGCCATGA
- the dpdD gene encoding protein DpdD → MSVDFKEFFGPGNDITPTRVEPNLQLILENFMAGIQQRQIGFLPRSSHGRLWWYGFAPTPRQQRETLAILDSWIGPTFSDLPRHRGALNPADPFDAALAKAPVKPLRFEVMPRPTADSEDWKHARGQVRDALLVLSKLLNGRPPSEFDAPRTTVEVLDDLGHAIAARDRTVALACLRELEATADLDQPNLAFLRLRLFAGLEDWKAVLGDRDLDHVLAMRRPLSVTQVIQQAVYARWFARHDTAGKEEELLGAVAAVPAAFRPLFSGTPTTSRAQAVVEFLIAVDGDAGDDTLNRLLDEAGTIEPGLPAHLRNVLHLHRERTPQPTAPSEPPAPLDQPGAPGESPLERATGMMARGELQAAIELVLTLEPSLHAAYLLLTCARDLQSPQQAALALEYISTHHLRGLIDGASARLRDDLAWLEQFTQDGPRLDWRTWLDALDGDHGSTALAADPEITDAWTPLSSSALTAWFHDASDEVLGKLGEIGGQFMAAHRSIFTEDGAAELSERVLAGLALSGKNSAGVRVQTQALLDYLLSANPTSAVFASALEWTDLIVSANVSAVTTTWAIDVLQTATATSAAATSPATVDFFYKITNAVRPFKTALDPTDIEAIKLIAGELGCGVPEDLLTEQVQDADPGAPYRHLQDSKVVLYSLTESATTRAAQVLRSLVPKIDIETSAEHDGSSKLAAQAANADVFVVVTASAKHAATDFITAKRGTRPVVLVNSRGSSAILRELAEG, encoded by the coding sequence ATGAGCGTCGACTTCAAGGAATTCTTCGGTCCAGGCAACGACATCACGCCCACACGGGTAGAACCGAACCTGCAACTCATCCTCGAGAACTTTATGGCAGGCATCCAGCAGCGCCAGATCGGATTCTTGCCACGAAGTTCTCACGGCCGCCTGTGGTGGTACGGCTTCGCACCCACCCCGCGCCAGCAGCGCGAGACACTCGCCATCCTCGACAGTTGGATCGGCCCCACCTTCAGCGACCTGCCTCGCCACCGTGGTGCCCTCAACCCGGCTGATCCGTTCGACGCCGCACTGGCAAAGGCACCTGTCAAGCCACTGCGCTTTGAGGTGATGCCCCGCCCGACAGCGGATTCGGAGGATTGGAAACACGCGCGAGGCCAGGTACGCGACGCCCTGCTGGTTCTCAGTAAACTCCTCAACGGCCGGCCGCCCTCGGAGTTCGACGCCCCCCGAACCACCGTCGAGGTCCTCGACGACCTCGGACACGCCATCGCTGCCCGCGACCGTACTGTCGCCTTGGCCTGCCTGCGCGAACTCGAGGCGACCGCCGATCTCGACCAGCCGAACCTGGCCTTCCTGCGACTGCGACTGTTCGCTGGACTCGAGGATTGGAAGGCCGTTCTCGGGGACCGGGATCTCGACCACGTCCTCGCCATGCGTCGCCCCCTGAGTGTCACTCAAGTGATCCAGCAGGCGGTCTACGCCAGATGGTTCGCCCGGCACGACACAGCAGGCAAAGAGGAAGAACTGCTCGGAGCCGTTGCCGCGGTCCCTGCGGCATTCCGGCCGCTGTTCTCGGGCACACCGACAACGAGTCGGGCGCAGGCTGTCGTGGAGTTCCTCATCGCGGTCGACGGCGACGCGGGAGACGACACACTCAACAGGCTCCTCGACGAAGCCGGCACGATCGAACCCGGCCTCCCCGCCCATCTGCGCAATGTGCTGCACCTGCACCGGGAACGAACTCCTCAGCCCACCGCCCCGTCGGAGCCACCCGCCCCCCTGGACCAGCCCGGTGCCCCGGGCGAATCGCCCCTCGAGCGCGCGACCGGGATGATGGCCCGGGGCGAACTTCAGGCAGCCATCGAACTGGTGCTGACGCTCGAACCGAGCCTGCACGCGGCATACCTGCTCCTGACCTGTGCACGCGACCTGCAGTCACCACAGCAAGCAGCGCTGGCACTTGAGTACATCTCCACGCATCACCTCCGTGGCTTGATCGACGGAGCGAGTGCACGCCTGCGCGATGATCTTGCCTGGCTGGAGCAGTTCACCCAGGACGGACCCCGCCTGGACTGGCGCACCTGGCTGGACGCTCTGGACGGGGACCATGGCAGCACAGCGCTGGCTGCCGACCCCGAAATCACTGACGCCTGGACGCCACTGAGTAGCAGTGCACTGACCGCATGGTTTCACGATGCCTCCGACGAGGTACTCGGCAAACTCGGTGAGATCGGAGGCCAGTTCATGGCGGCGCACCGCTCCATCTTCACTGAAGATGGAGCGGCCGAACTCAGCGAACGTGTCCTTGCCGGTCTCGCGCTCAGTGGCAAGAACTCGGCCGGCGTTCGGGTGCAGACCCAAGCCCTACTGGACTATCTGCTGTCTGCCAACCCCACATCCGCGGTGTTCGCATCGGCGCTCGAGTGGACTGATCTCATCGTCTCCGCGAACGTCTCCGCTGTGACCACGACGTGGGCGATCGACGTACTGCAGACGGCGACAGCCACATCGGCAGCGGCAACCAGCCCCGCAACTGTTGACTTCTTCTACAAGATCACTAATGCGGTGAGGCCGTTTAAGACGGCACTGGACCCAACCGACATTGAGGCCATCAAGCTCATAGCCGGCGAACTGGGATGCGGTGTCCCAGAAGACTTGCTCACCGAGCAGGTACAGGACGCCGACCCCGGAGCGCCGTACCGCCACCTGCAGGACTCAAAGGTGGTGCTGTACTCCCTGACCGAGTCGGCCACCACCCGGGCTGCACAGGTACTGCGCAGCTTGGTGCCCAAGATCGACATCGAGACGAGTGCCGAGCACGACGGCAGCAGCAAACTTGCCGCACAGGCAGCCAACGCTGACGTCTTCGTCGTGGTGACAGCATCGGCGAAGCATGCCGCCACCGACTTCATTACTGCCAAGCGGGGAACGCGACCAGTTGTGCTCGTCAACTCTCGGGGCTCGTCTGCTATCTTGCGCGAACTCGCGGAAGGTTGA
- a CDS encoding YfjP family GTPase, with product MTAVTDQDHDHGHTEPAEDGAAESVPEEAEASGASSDEEEAVEPEEAEEAEDEHARVDDATSGADSGAPWGDGLIARRVTETAGEQQPAPVVESRASAPQTATTLAYDGALRSRLDALRELVGLSRTRLDSRTLAEAGRVLDEAAARRRLSGQHTVVAIAGATGSGKSQLFNALAGVTISETGVRRPTTAAPIACSWSDGAASLIDRLGIPPRLRRRPAQHTDAEGQLRGLVLVDLPDHDSAAVAHREQVDRVLDLVDAVIWVVDPEKYADAVLHERYLRPMAGHAEVMFVVLNQIDRLPGEATEQVLDDLRRLLDEDGIALGEYGEPGATVLALSALTGDGVGELREALGQFVSERGAAARRISADIDAAAWGLRPVYATSRRTGLSEEARDEFAARLADAVGATAAGEAAERAWLRNANRACGTPWLRLWRWYQDRREPPTGRLPLRAQADEEATARQRVEQAVRTVAERASGGLPAPWAQAVREAAVRGSQGLPEALDDLAARAGLPPGRPPRPGWWPAAVLVQASMTLLQVVGGLWLVGQIVGVMAPNLGVPVLLMVAGIVGGPLVEWSCRMAARGPARRYGMEAERRLREAAAGCGRARVLDPVAAELLRYREVREQYGRVTGVGVG from the coding sequence GTGACCGCCGTCACTGACCAGGACCACGACCATGGACACACGGAACCCGCCGAGGACGGCGCCGCCGAGAGCGTTCCCGAGGAGGCCGAGGCGTCCGGCGCCAGTTCCGACGAGGAGGAGGCCGTAGAACCTGAGGAGGCCGAAGAGGCCGAGGACGAGCACGCGCGCGTGGACGACGCCACCTCTGGTGCGGACTCCGGGGCCCCCTGGGGCGACGGGCTGATCGCGCGTCGGGTGACCGAGACCGCCGGGGAGCAGCAGCCCGCACCCGTCGTGGAGAGCCGGGCCTCCGCCCCGCAGACGGCGACCACCCTGGCGTACGACGGCGCCCTGCGGTCGCGGCTCGACGCGCTGCGGGAGCTGGTGGGGCTGTCCCGGACCCGGCTCGACAGCCGGACCCTCGCCGAGGCCGGACGGGTGCTAGACGAGGCCGCCGCGCGGCGCAGACTCTCCGGTCAGCACACCGTGGTCGCCATCGCGGGCGCCACCGGCAGCGGCAAGTCGCAGCTGTTCAACGCGCTGGCCGGGGTGACGATCTCGGAGACGGGCGTGCGCCGCCCGACCACCGCCGCGCCCATCGCGTGCAGTTGGAGCGACGGCGCGGCCAGCCTCATCGACCGGCTCGGCATCCCGCCCCGGCTGCGCCGCCGCCCCGCCCAGCACACGGACGCCGAGGGACAGCTGCGCGGCCTCGTCCTGGTCGACCTGCCCGACCACGACTCGGCGGCCGTGGCGCACCGCGAGCAGGTGGACCGGGTGCTGGACCTCGTCGACGCCGTCATCTGGGTCGTGGACCCCGAGAAGTACGCCGACGCCGTCCTGCACGAGCGCTATCTGCGGCCCATGGCGGGCCACGCCGAGGTCATGTTCGTCGTCCTCAACCAGATCGACCGGCTCCCCGGGGAGGCGACCGAACAGGTCCTCGACGATCTGCGGCGGCTGCTGGACGAGGACGGCATCGCGCTCGGCGAGTACGGCGAACCGGGGGCGACCGTGCTCGCGCTGTCCGCGCTCACCGGGGACGGCGTCGGTGAACTGCGCGAGGCGCTCGGCCAGTTCGTTTCGGAGCGCGGGGCCGCCGCGCGCCGGATCTCCGCCGACATCGACGCCGCCGCGTGGGGGCTGCGGCCTGTCTACGCCACCTCCCGGCGGACCGGGCTGAGCGAGGAGGCCCGGGACGAGTTCGCCGCCCGGCTCGCGGACGCGGTGGGCGCCACCGCGGCGGGCGAGGCCGCCGAGCGCGCCTGGCTGCGCAACGCCAATCGCGCGTGCGGGACGCCCTGGCTACGGCTGTGGCGCTGGTACCAGGACCGGCGTGAACCTCCCACGGGACGGCTCCCGTTGCGCGCCCAGGCGGACGAGGAGGCCACCGCGCGCCAGCGTGTGGAGCAGGCGGTGCGTACGGTCGCCGAGCGGGCGTCCGGCGGGCTCCCGGCGCCGTGGGCGCAGGCAGTGCGCGAGGCGGCCGTACGCGGCTCGCAGGGGCTGCCCGAGGCGCTGGACGACCTGGCCGCCCGCGCGGGGCTGCCGCCGGGGCGGCCGCCGCGGCCGGGGTGGTGGCCCGCGGCGGTGCTGGTGCAGGCGTCGATGACGCTGTTGCAGGTGGTGGGTGGTTTGTGGCTCGTGGGGCAGATCGTGGGCGTCATGGCGCCGAACCTGGGCGTGCCGGTGCTGCTGATGGTGGCCGGGATCGTCGGCGGGCCGCTCGTGGAGTGGAGCTGCCGGATGGCGGCTCGGGGGCCTGCGCGGCGGTACGGCATGGAGGCGGAGCGGCGGTTGCGGGAGGCGGCTGCCGGATGCGGGCGGGCGCGGGTGCTGGATCCGGTGGCGGCGGAGTTGCTGCGGTATCGGGAGGTTCGGGAGCAGTACGGGAGGGTCACGGGGGTGGGCGTGGGGTGA